Proteins from a single region of Acidianus ambivalens:
- a CDS encoding MFS transporter — MAMKGYSIFFARIIYAISWFYLAPAIPYIILTFKVPLNLAGLIPFSFFLGSGSMQIPSAFISSKLGSRNTLVLGLFIMSLSAFLIGVSKVFYQILVFYFMAGVGASMFFSTGAAILAYLNEKKVSTALGVYNSMFALGGIIGLNWIILDEKLGFSISSAILSILTILAAIVNINKPNLKMNWKIIKDKNSFIIGVASAGVWGIYYVVGELFPSFAKFYLGIQILQSSEFTSILLLSSMFGGLLGFLGDRMDKIKLLIISSLLGSIPALLLYTKYYILGIIIMGLFNELSISIVYAIASIGKGINSGISLAEVNSLNILIGSLFEPIGSLAGNMIWVVTTILSLIPLILLKKLKVNV, encoded by the coding sequence ATGGCAATGAAAGGCTATTCAATCTTTTTTGCGAGAATAATATACGCAATAAGTTGGTTTTACTTAGCGCCTGCAATACCTTATATAATACTCACTTTTAAAGTTCCGTTAAATTTAGCTGGGTTAATTCCATTTTCTTTCTTTTTAGGTTCAGGTAGTATGCAAATACCTTCTGCATTTATTTCTTCTAAGCTAGGTTCTAGGAATACTTTGGTTTTAGGATTATTTATAATGTCTTTGTCTGCATTTCTTATTGGAGTTTCAAAAGTTTTTTATCAAATTTTAGTATTTTATTTTATGGCAGGTGTTGGGGCTTCTATGTTCTTTTCTACTGGTGCTGCAATTTTAGCGTACTTAAATGAGAAAAAAGTGAGTACTGCACTTGGAGTTTATAATTCTATGTTTGCATTAGGAGGAATAATAGGATTAAATTGGATTATTTTAGATGAAAAATTGGGCTTTTCAATTTCTTCAGCAATATTATCTATTCTTACAATATTAGCTGCTATTGTTAACATTAATAAGCCGAATTTAAAGATGAATTGGAAGATAATTAAAGATAAAAACTCCTTTATAATTGGTGTCGCATCTGCCGGAGTATGGGGAATATATTATGTTGTAGGAGAATTATTTCCATCTTTCGCAAAATTCTACTTAGGTATACAAATTCTGCAGAGTAGTGAATTTACTTCAATTCTTCTCCTTTCATCAATGTTCGGGGGCTTACTTGGTTTTTTAGGAGATAGAATGGATAAAATAAAATTACTAATTATATCATCATTATTAGGTAGCATTCCAGCTTTACTTCTCTATACTAAATATTATATTCTAGGAATAATAATAATGGGTCTCTTTAATGAGCTTTCTATATCAATAGTATATGCTATAGCTTCTATAGGTAAGGGAATTAATTCCGGAATTTCGTTAGCAGAAGTAAATTCACTAAATATATTAATTGGAAGCTTGTTTGAACCTATTGGAAGTTTAGCTGGAAATATGATATGGGTAGTTACGACAATACTGTCTCTTATTCCTTTAATTTTGCTAAAGAAGCTTAAGGTGAACGTCTAA
- a CDS encoding NAD(+)/NADH kinase yields the protein MRIKIVSKPSSQILEIVQKIISTAKSQGFEIDEQNPDIIIAVGGDGTLLKAIKLNKPVIAIKAGRRGFLMDVNPESIDEVFKRLKENDYKIQEYPLLETNICGISSLAFNETGILADQPETILLTLSFLNSEIQIEGDGVLISTPQGTTGWSLSATGNILYGINAMEVAFINPVLSPLRSIVLPPTEIKVKVESKGYPQKIRVTSDGDLLKVINEGSEIKVKLSPKKAIIYRFFDIDPLRRILNGDK from the coding sequence ATGAGAATTAAGATAGTTAGTAAGCCCTCGAGTCAAATCCTAGAAATTGTGCAAAAAATTATAAGTACTGCCAAGTCTCAAGGATTTGAGATAGACGAACAAAATCCAGATATAATAATAGCTGTAGGCGGGGATGGAACCCTTTTAAAAGCCATCAAACTAAATAAGCCGGTTATAGCAATTAAGGCAGGAAGAAGAGGTTTTTTAATGGACGTTAATCCTGAGTCTATAGATGAAGTATTTAAAAGACTTAAGGAAAATGATTATAAAATACAAGAGTATCCACTTTTAGAGACAAATATATGTGGAATTTCTTCATTAGCATTTAACGAAACAGGAATTTTAGCAGATCAGCCTGAAACCATATTATTAACGTTATCATTTTTAAATTCAGAAATACAAATTGAAGGAGACGGAGTTCTAATTTCAACACCTCAAGGAACTACTGGATGGAGCCTTTCTGCTACTGGAAACATATTATATGGTATAAACGCAATGGAGGTAGCATTTATTAATCCAGTTCTTTCTCCTTTAAGATCCATAGTATTACCACCAACTGAAATAAAAGTGAAAGTAGAGAGTAAAGGATATCCGCAAAAAATAAGAGTTACTAGTGACGGTGATTTACTAAAAGTTATAAATGAGGGAAGTGAAATAAAGGTTAAACTAAGTCCTAAAAAAGCTATAATATATAGATTTTTTGATATAGATCCACTAAGGAGGATACTGAATGGAGATAAATAG
- a CDS encoding NOB1 family endonuclease, whose protein sequence is MEINRNIILDTAGFLAGLENLLNKVYTTPYVINEVKDLASRNSLSLATSSGKVIVMEPSKNSINKVLKAIKEINEQTLSKTDISIIALSLDLSPSLVFTDDLSLQNVLLRFNIPFKSVKLNKMAINEKKFIYMCQECKRKFNLYLKECPYCGGKIVKVNK, encoded by the coding sequence ATGGAGATAAATAGAAATATAATTCTTGATACGGCTGGATTCCTAGCAGGCCTAGAAAATTTACTTAATAAAGTGTATACAACGCCATACGTAATAAATGAAGTAAAAGATCTTGCTTCACGAAATTCACTTAGTCTAGCTACTAGTTCTGGAAAAGTTATAGTAATGGAGCCGTCTAAAAACTCCATTAATAAAGTGCTAAAAGCAATTAAGGAAATAAACGAACAAACTTTATCGAAAACCGATATTTCAATAATCGCACTTTCCTTAGATCTTTCGCCTTCATTGGTTTTTACCGACGATTTATCCTTACAGAATGTTCTCCTAAGATTTAATATTCCGTTTAAATCAGTCAAATTAAATAAAATGGCTATTAACGAAAAGAAATTTATATATATGTGTCAAGAGTGCAAAAGGAAGTTTAACCTATATTTAAAGGAATGTCCGTACTGTGGTGGAAAAATAGTAAAAGTTAACAA